The following DNA comes from Candidatus Dormiibacterota bacterium.
CCGGTGCGGAGGTCGGTGTGGCTGTTAGCGTGGGGATGGGCTGAGTGGGAACTGGCAGCGGCGTCGGCGCTGGCGCGTGCGAGGGAGCCACGGGGTTCGGGGCCGAGGACGCCGTCGGTGCGGGCGTCCGGCTGGCAGTCGCGTCGCCCTGGACGTCCTGCAGGACCTGGATCGAAAGTGGGCCCGGGCGCTCGAGCGAATCGCCCGCGTAACTGGCGACGCCGATCCCATGCACGTTGACGGCGACGACCATCAGCCCGGGGAGGCTCGAGGCGATGGTCGCCGCGGTCCAGAACACAAGACCGAGGAGCGGAAGCAGGGCGAGCAGGCCGAGGCGGCGGGTGAGGCGGCGCCGTGCGGCTTTCATTGCAGCAAGCCGGGCAGGAGCGAGGGCAGGATCGGAACCGGCAGCGGAAGCGGCAGCGGTAGCGGGCTGGCCGTGGGCGTCGGCCTCGGCGTCGGCGTTGGGGTGGGCGCGGGTTTCGGCGTCGGCGTTGGCACCGGAAGCGGCGGGGGCGTCGGCAGCGGCACCGCGGTCGGCGTCGGGAGCGGGAGGATCGGCGTCGCTACTGGTAACGCCGTCGGGGCACCGGTCGGTGCCGCACTGGTAGCCGGCGTGGTTGCGTGCGATGCGACGGCGCCGCTCGCGTCCCCAGCGGCGTCGTCGAGCACCTGCAGTGACAGCGGCGCGGGCCGCTCCAGCGACTCCGCCGCATAGCTGACCAGGCCGAGCCCATGGACGTTGACGGCGAGGGCGGCGAGTCCGGGAATGCTCGACGCCACGGTCGCCGCTACCCAGAACACCAACCCGAAGAGCGGGAGCAAGGCCACGGCCCCCACGATGCGAACGAGGCGCGACCTCATGCGGCCTCGGGCTGCTGCGCGCTCAAGACGGTCTTCCCCATCTTGCGAAGCAACGCCTCGATGACGGGGCGCCGCGCCATGAACGCGGAGACGACGTCGGGGTCGAATTTCATCCCGGCGTCGCGACGGATCGCGGCGGTCGCGGCCTCGAAGCTCAACCCCTGCCGGTACGGTCGATCGGAGGTAAGGGCGTCGAAGACGTCCGCCACCGCGATGATCCGGACGAGCAGCGGGATCTCGGTTCCGCTAATCCCGGACGGATAGCCGCCGCCGTCCCAGCGCTCATGGTGATGGAGAATGCCTGGCAAGCTCGGCCGCAGGAAGCGCAGCCCTTGGAGCATGTCGTGGCCGATCCGCGAATGCTCGCGCATTTCGTCCATCTCGGCGTCGTTGAGCGGACCGGGCTTGCGAAGCACGCGGTCCTGGACGCCGATCTTGCCGATGTCGTGCAGCAGCGCCGCCCGGCGCAGCGACTCGCGCTCCTTCACCGGTAGCTGCATCTCATCGGCGATTTCGATGCTCACGGCGGCGACGCGAGCGGAGTGCCCGAAGGTCGAGGGGTCGCGCGCGTCGATCGCCCGGGCCAGGGCCTCCATGCTCGCAAAGGCCGTTTCCTCGAGCGCGATCGTCTTTTCTTCGAGGCTGGCGGTCATTTCGTTGAAGGCCTGCGCGAGATAACCGATCTCGTCCTTGGAGGTGACGCTGGCCCGATGCTGGAGATTTCCCGCCGATACCACCCGCATCGAGCGCACGAGCCCTTCGATGGGACGGGTCAGTCGCGACGCGGTTGCCGTGCCGACCAGGAGCGTCAGCAAGGCGGCCGCGGTAAAGACCAGCGTCAGGATGAGGCGGACCTGATTCACGACGCTCAACAGCGAATCAGCGTTGGCCTGCACGGCCAGGTATCCGAACTGGCTGCCGCGCATCGTCCAGGTGCTGAACAGCGCCCAGTAGGCGTGACCCGGGTGGCTCTCATCTATCGTCGGCCGAACCGTCGCCTGCGCCGTCACCTGACGCCGCACCGCGTCGCTGGCAATCGGCGGGCTCGCCAGCGCACTCGCCAGCAACGTGCCAGAACGGTCGTAGAAAGCCGACCCGTCGATTCCCCTGGCGATCTCGGCGAGCGACTGGCCGACCAGGACCGCGCCAACGATTCGCTGGCCGGACGTGCGCACGGCTCCCGTCCAGTAGAGCATCGGTGGGGACGGCTGACTGGAAAGAAAAAGCCGCCGGTCGCCAGCTGCCGGGTCGGGCTCGCCCGCCAGGACCTTGACGACCGCGGGCTCCATGGCGAACTCCGAAGGGTTCGTGACCGCGACCGGTCCGGAACTGCCCCGCGAACCCTGGATGCGAAGAACCTCCCTGCCATTGGCGTCGAGCACCCGGAGCTGGATGCTGGCGGTGGTGACGTTGCCCGCGATCGGCGTCAGCAACCGCGTCAGGCCATCGATATCGTTCGCGGCCAACGACTCCGCCACGCCAACGGTGTCGGTGGCGAGACGCAGGTCCGCGAGGCGCGCAGCTTCCACCTGCGCCACGGATTGGTTCGCCAGCAGGCTGCTGTGCAGCAGGTCGGCGTCGAATTTCGCGGCCGCGGCATCGGTCAAGCGTGCCGTCGCGACGCCGCTGCCGATCACACCGACGAAGACCAGCAGCACCGCGAACGGCAGGATGATCTTGTAACGAATGGGAAGCCGCATGGCGCCGATTCGATGATCTGGCGGCTACGTTGCGAAGATCGTTGCGGCGGCGCGGCCTGGCGCCGGATTGGGCCATTCGGACCCAGCCAATGAGCCGCTTAGCGCGACTGCCAGAACTCCAGGCCGCGCCGGAGCCGCTTCATTTCCGCCTCGAGGAACGGGATGTCGACCCCGGCCAACTCCTTCTTTGTCTCGGGAACCTGCTGGATGTGCTCGCGTGTCTCCCCGAGCAGACCCTCCTTGAACCCGACCAGGTCGGTGTAGACGGCACGCCAATGCCGGACGTCATCGGCGTCGAAATTGTCCCGGTTCTCGCCCTCCAGGAACCGGTCGAAATCAATGATTCGCTTCATGAAATCCGGCGGTTCCATCGCAGCCCATGATAAGCGCTTGTTTAACGCTGCCGGGGTTGGGTACGACCGACGAAATGGTCTCCGATGTTGATCTTCTGGACAGCTACTCCAAGGCCGTCATCTCGGTCGTCGAGTCGGTCGGCCCAGCCGTGGTCGGCGTCAGCGGCGTCGGCACCGGGATGTTGATCACGCCCGACGGCTACGCCCTCACCAACAGCCATGTCGTGAGTGCCGTGAAAGCCTACGAGCTCACCCTGCGTGACGGGTCCTCTTTGAAGGCGGAACTCGTCGGCAAAGATCCCCATACCGACCTCGCCGTCCTGC
Coding sequences within:
- a CDS encoding HD domain-containing phosphohydrolase produces the protein MRLPIRYKIILPFAVLLVFVGVIGSGVATARLTDAAAAKFDADLLHSSLLANQSVAQVEAARLADLRLATDTVGVAESLAANDIDGLTRLLTPIAGNVTTASIQLRVLDANGREVLRIQGSRGSSGPVAVTNPSEFAMEPAVVKVLAGEPDPAAGDRRLFLSSQPSPPMLYWTGAVRTSGQRIVGAVLVGQSLAEIARGIDGSAFYDRSGTLLASALASPPIASDAVRRQVTAQATVRPTIDESHPGHAYWALFSTWTMRGSQFGYLAVQANADSLLSVVNQVRLILTLVFTAAALLTLLVGTATASRLTRPIEGLVRSMRVVSAGNLQHRASVTSKDEIGYLAQAFNEMTASLEEKTIALEETAFASMEALARAIDARDPSTFGHSARVAAVSIEIADEMQLPVKERESLRRAALLHDIGKIGVQDRVLRKPGPLNDAEMDEMREHSRIGHDMLQGLRFLRPSLPGILHHHERWDGGGYPSGISGTEIPLLVRIIAVADVFDALTSDRPYRQGLSFEAATAAIRRDAGMKFDPDVVSAFMARRPVIEALLRKMGKTVLSAQQPEAA